Proteins from a genomic interval of Halomonas alkaliantarctica:
- a CDS encoding WD40/YVTN/BNR-like repeat-containing protein: protein MRRFRWAMAVLVISITGYVIGSGGMWERVSNDFMKEDTPYGPGDFRIRGEKVISMKLTNPETTFKPREERSDPNRAEPTEPWMGDVSEIANRRTVRILAGDTENGVERRFEEGAQQADWWLSPDWNTLYLSTGWMDYHMEPAPGERYTPQLTQLFKSTDQGESWEKLRWPEDQNISTFRFLDAQRGYLIGWGPHIWRTENGGEHWEEIPVPAEARDPENERERFDLVALGQDNVLRMAFFDQARGESVIYSLPWGETEPRFEVAIGDYGVNDIAANEQGEVYILARKGRPMSLMPKEQLAHHPTSIWHWNGEQLAELHEFDSDLVGYALYITPEEGLLFDGVNEGSLLGKDVTAVSYDGGADWRIENEGRSAQGGYYDTRTGERWRVAGYSLYRREIP from the coding sequence ATGCGCCGTTTTCGTTGGGCAATGGCGGTACTGGTCATTTCGATAACAGGATACGTAATAGGGAGTGGTGGCATGTGGGAGCGCGTCAGTAACGATTTCATGAAAGAAGATACACCCTATGGCCCAGGGGACTTCCGCATCCGGGGTGAAAAAGTAATTTCTATGAAACTTACGAACCCCGAGACGACCTTCAAACCACGCGAGGAAAGAAGTGATCCTAATAGAGCCGAGCCTACCGAGCCATGGATGGGCGATGTAAGTGAAATAGCGAACCGCCGTACAGTACGTATCCTGGCCGGTGATACCGAAAATGGCGTCGAGCGACGCTTCGAAGAGGGAGCCCAGCAGGCCGACTGGTGGCTCTCCCCTGATTGGAATACCCTCTATCTCTCGACAGGATGGATGGACTATCACATGGAGCCTGCTCCGGGCGAGCGCTACACGCCGCAGCTCACCCAGCTATTTAAATCCACCGACCAAGGGGAATCTTGGGAAAAATTGCGCTGGCCCGAAGATCAGAATATATCGACATTTCGCTTTCTCGACGCCCAGCGAGGCTACCTGATTGGTTGGGGACCACATATATGGCGTACCGAGAATGGTGGTGAGCACTGGGAGGAAATCCCTGTGCCAGCAGAAGCGCGTGATCCGGAAAATGAACGGGAGCGTTTCGATCTAGTTGCCCTAGGTCAGGATAACGTACTGCGCATGGCATTTTTCGATCAGGCTCGTGGCGAAAGCGTTATCTACTCACTACCGTGGGGAGAAACCGAGCCACGCTTCGAGGTCGCGATAGGCGATTACGGTGTTAACGATATTGCCGCGAATGAGCAAGGTGAGGTCTATATACTGGCCCGCAAAGGGCGCCCCATGTCGCTGATGCCCAAGGAACAATTAGCACACCATCCTACGTCTATCTGGCACTGGAATGGAGAGCAACTGGCTGAACTACACGAGTTCGATAGCGATCTAGTGGGCTATGCCTTATACATCACCCCGGAAGAAGGATTGCTGTTTGATGGGGTTAACGAAGGCAGCCTGCTGGGCAAAGACGTTACCGCCGTTAGCTACGATGGCGGTGCTGACTGGCGGATAGAGAATGAAGGTCGTAGCGCCCAAGGGGGTTACTACGACACCCGCACGGGTGAGCGGTGGCGGGTGGCTGGCTATTCACTTTACCGGCGGGAGATTCCCTAA